One window of the Pirellulaceae bacterium genome contains the following:
- a CDS encoding PmoA family protein, translating into MTRTSILFLLLITSIAQLNGTTTAAESPGIFGIQYGSGDFKRPQNLLKENRIDLAYDDFGSEWSLRLHGAIIAPVTGRVRIQLTTNEDARLRLGNKILLDSSDGQTLADIEMMKGKRLPLTIELRKDSKRNPTVLKLEWSYDDQPLSVIGEKSLVHSEKARKEFHQQLADTVDDDDDRPIEVLPSAEKPKKLSYLPKTGIGFHQRAGEMDISIDGKLFATYVWSDPRTTRPYFKQIHALGGNIQVTRNHPPLPTDFYDHETYHPGIWWGFGDVGGNDYWRMKAKIIGGSFVDEPTVHQNIGHFAVRNQLLTNGSDVPFGEQICRYSFRKTAHGILMICESTFRNQERDFWLGDQEEMGLAFRVAKSLCVKTPNGGMIRDSENRTALKAIRTNQADWCEYSGPVFDQTGKKHHGGLVLMNDPANFRKPWWHAVDTGLLVANPLGENELNGRGKKRENVLVKKGEPFRLKYGILVHSNDSIDQFSPASAYKEFLRALSQNFNDVPPTEKSQSASDLPQVPTGFEISIFASEPRVYKPTSLCFDSQGRLMVGQGPQYPRNMPDTPPDSVVLVLDTDQDGQADTTKTFATGFNSIQSLAWKGNDLYVANAPELTVVRDLDGDDEADEYVVLYTDLGNREHALHGLTWGPDGRLYMSKGNSKGHNQPEKYGYVAPRPFRELWDVEHPPGAPDAYPPKTHTKHSYRKSYHHWSDDWGREGGVLRCDPMGTNLEIVARGMRNPWDITLDDQFNWLGTDNDQDQGDRIIMPFFGAHFGWGHSYSSHWTGDNHLATAPISGPVFHGSGTGIAFYSHPHFPAKFRNVFFINDWLRGTYLYRPTWDGALMLPANGRWEQFVKRGNGKLLYRPTDLEFAPDGTIYICGWGGDYHYDPADAGSWLFQISHGGKTDQSTIDSSRARPYSAWSVDELIADLGPASIPVWRVNAQDELVRRGDKILAKLESAVASGHLHQGQQTWALWAIGRNDKRASAKNIDQQMCEIITSKSPSREAKHSLNLRLQAVRILAFRIQRQMILAESMADVQAAISVSLKDPEPRIRFESVQAIWQANLTDLIPPLIDRLAIENDRVTYYAGWQSLRRLISISERKQLLQNQQPRVRLAALLSLQEGHELTLDEAVRLAEVDSDEQVQNWALTWAMNPRPPQKMPNTQSRIELEESVSVRDLIKKANKAKSPQVRRVYLRMLSRATYRNDKDWDAIHQLYGLLESAEDQSLLIRPLARKNQALDLLWAALAGEDQLQQAAINGFVSLSRQDGNSAVTIADDILQRLNTDSRQPLVSPAMIVLSRLQIPVGWTPIDARQNIFASAIQNHRDSTTVRNTLITLLSVKDETLRTSAPLKGAIRALCQTPEPQFFTLLQHLNQKANLAIDLPEPQRATVGSVIEHLPMADAKRGKQLFFDSSTSGTNCASCHRISGRGTSFAPNLSGVGTRLDGKKLAQSILQPSATITEGYQQQTIVTNEGLTFVGAVLQDNGRDIRLVTADGNLHQIPISIIEHRETSQISAMPSGFDLLGDAQVADLVKYLLNCREEY; encoded by the coding sequence ATGACCAGAACCTCGATTCTATTCTTATTGCTAATCACTTCGATTGCGCAACTCAACGGGACAACAACTGCCGCAGAATCACCCGGCATATTTGGAATTCAATACGGATCGGGCGACTTCAAACGCCCTCAAAACTTATTAAAAGAAAATCGAATTGATCTCGCCTATGATGATTTCGGAAGTGAATGGTCACTCAGGTTACACGGAGCCATCATTGCGCCTGTGACCGGTCGAGTCCGAATCCAATTAACCACCAATGAGGATGCTCGCCTGCGTCTCGGAAATAAGATATTGCTGGATTCATCCGACGGACAGACGCTTGCGGATATCGAGATGATGAAGGGCAAGCGACTTCCACTCACGATCGAACTGCGTAAGGACAGCAAGCGTAACCCAACAGTTCTCAAGCTCGAGTGGAGCTATGACGACCAACCTCTTTCGGTGATTGGCGAGAAATCACTGGTCCATTCAGAAAAAGCTAGAAAAGAGTTTCACCAACAGTTAGCCGACACCGTGGACGATGATGATGATCGGCCGATCGAGGTGCTTCCATCCGCAGAGAAACCAAAGAAACTCTCCTACTTACCAAAGACAGGCATTGGTTTCCATCAACGAGCCGGCGAAATGGATATTTCGATTGATGGCAAATTGTTTGCAACTTACGTCTGGAGTGATCCGCGCACAACTCGCCCGTACTTCAAGCAGATTCACGCCCTCGGCGGGAACATACAAGTCACTCGAAATCACCCTCCCCTACCCACAGATTTCTACGACCACGAGACCTACCACCCGGGAATCTGGTGGGGATTTGGCGATGTGGGAGGCAACGACTATTGGCGAATGAAGGCGAAGATCATTGGTGGAAGCTTTGTCGACGAGCCAACGGTTCACCAAAACATTGGCCATTTTGCAGTCAGAAATCAGCTTTTGACCAACGGCAGTGATGTGCCGTTCGGCGAACAAATATGTCGATATTCCTTTCGTAAAACGGCTCATGGGATTTTGATGATTTGTGAAAGCACATTCCGCAATCAAGAGCGTGATTTCTGGCTGGGAGACCAGGAAGAAATGGGACTGGCCTTCCGAGTTGCTAAGTCGCTGTGCGTGAAAACACCAAACGGCGGGATGATTCGTGACAGCGAAAATCGCACTGCACTAAAAGCCATTCGCACTAACCAAGCCGACTGGTGCGAGTACAGCGGACCGGTGTTTGATCAAACCGGAAAAAAACATCACGGCGGCCTTGTGCTAATGAACGATCCAGCCAACTTCCGAAAACCCTGGTGGCACGCTGTTGACACAGGGCTGTTAGTCGCAAATCCACTCGGAGAAAACGAACTTAACGGACGTGGTAAGAAGCGTGAAAATGTGCTCGTTAAGAAAGGAGAACCATTCCGTTTGAAATATGGAATCCTGGTTCATTCGAATGACTCGATCGATCAATTTTCCCCAGCCAGCGCGTACAAGGAGTTTCTGCGGGCCCTTTCCCAAAACTTCAACGACGTCCCTCCCACCGAGAAATCCCAATCGGCTTCCGACCTGCCACAAGTTCCTACCGGATTCGAAATTTCTATCTTTGCCAGCGAACCACGAGTCTATAAGCCAACGTCGCTATGTTTTGATTCCCAAGGACGCTTAATGGTTGGACAAGGCCCCCAATATCCTCGCAATATGCCGGATACACCGCCTGACAGTGTGGTCTTGGTGCTGGACACCGACCAAGACGGACAGGCGGACACCACAAAAACATTCGCGACAGGATTCAACAGCATCCAAAGTTTGGCTTGGAAGGGAAACGACCTCTACGTTGCAAACGCTCCCGAATTGACTGTCGTCCGAGATCTCGACGGAGATGATGAAGCGGACGAGTACGTAGTCCTCTACACCGACCTTGGCAACCGAGAGCATGCGTTACACGGACTGACTTGGGGCCCAGACGGGCGACTCTACATGTCGAAGGGAAATTCCAAGGGACACAATCAGCCAGAAAAATACGGTTATGTGGCACCCCGCCCCTTTCGAGAACTGTGGGACGTCGAACATCCTCCCGGAGCACCGGACGCCTATCCACCGAAAACGCACACGAAACACAGCTACCGAAAAAGTTACCATCATTGGTCCGACGATTGGGGACGTGAGGGAGGAGTTCTACGTTGCGATCCGATGGGCACCAATCTTGAGATCGTTGCCCGAGGCATGCGAAACCCTTGGGATATCACACTCGATGACCAATTCAATTGGCTGGGCACCGACAACGACCAAGACCAGGGCGATCGAATCATCATGCCGTTTTTTGGGGCTCACTTTGGATGGGGTCATTCGTACAGTAGCCATTGGACCGGCGACAATCATCTGGCAACGGCTCCGATTAGCGGTCCGGTGTTTCATGGCTCGGGAACCGGAATCGCATTCTATTCGCACCCTCATTTCCCAGCCAAATTCCGCAACGTTTTTTTCATTAATGACTGGCTCCGAGGTACCTATCTCTATCGACCGACTTGGGATGGCGCGCTAATGCTTCCTGCGAATGGACGTTGGGAACAGTTCGTGAAACGAGGCAACGGCAAGCTGCTCTACCGACCTACCGATCTGGAGTTTGCTCCGGATGGCACAATTTATATTTGCGGATGGGGAGGTGACTATCACTACGATCCTGCAGACGCCGGTAGTTGGTTGTTTCAGATTTCCCACGGCGGCAAGACTGATCAGTCGACCATCGACTCCAGCCGAGCTCGCCCGTATTCAGCATGGTCGGTCGATGAACTCATAGCAGATCTTGGACCGGCAAGCATTCCGGTTTGGCGCGTCAATGCACAGGATGAACTTGTCCGTCGAGGAGACAAGATCTTGGCTAAACTCGAGAGCGCCGTCGCGTCAGGTCACCTTCATCAAGGACAACAAACCTGGGCATTGTGGGCGATCGGCAGGAATGACAAGCGAGCATCCGCCAAAAACATCGACCAACAGATGTGCGAAATCATCACCTCCAAATCGCCTTCGCGGGAAGCAAAGCACTCCTTGAACCTACGACTTCAAGCTGTCCGAATTCTCGCTTTTCGAATCCAACGACAGATGATTCTTGCCGAATCCATGGCTGACGTTCAGGCCGCCATCAGCGTTTCGCTAAAAGACCCAGAACCGAGAATTCGTTTTGAATCCGTGCAAGCCATCTGGCAGGCCAATTTGACAGACCTGATCCCACCACTGATTGACCGACTTGCGATTGAAAACGACCGCGTGACTTACTACGCCGGCTGGCAATCACTGAGGAGATTGATTTCGATCTCCGAACGCAAGCAGCTACTCCAAAACCAGCAGCCGAGAGTCCGACTCGCAGCCCTGCTAAGCCTGCAAGAGGGACACGAACTCACACTCGACGAAGCCGTCAGGCTGGCCGAAGTCGATTCGGATGAACAGGTCCAAAACTGGGCCTTAACCTGGGCGATGAATCCACGCCCGCCCCAAAAGATGCCAAATACCCAATCCCGGATCGAGCTCGAAGAATCCGTCTCGGTTCGTGACTTAATCAAAAAAGCCAACAAGGCAAAATCGCCACAGGTGCGACGGGTTTACTTAAGGATGCTTTCCAGAGCAACGTACCGGAACGACAAGGATTGGGATGCAATTCATCAACTCTACGGTCTCCTGGAATCGGCTGAAGATCAGTCACTTTTGATCCGCCCTCTCGCTCGAAAAAACCAAGCCCTGGATTTGCTATGGGCGGCACTTGCCGGCGAAGATCAACTACAACAGGCCGCCATCAACGGTTTTGTTTCGCTTTCCCGCCAAGATGGAAATTCCGCTGTAACCATCGCTGACGACATCTTGCAACGATTGAACACGGACTCGCGTCAACCCTTGGTAAGCCCGGCGATGATCGTCTTATCACGCCTCCAAATACCCGTCGGCTGGACTCCAATCGATGCTAGGCAAAACATTTTCGCATCCGCAATACAGAACCATCGTGACTCGACAACCGTGCGCAACACACTCATCACACTGCTCTCTGTCAAGGACGAAACATTACGAACAAGTGCACCTCTAAAAGGAGCGATTCGAGCGCTCTGCCAGACACCAGAACCGCAATTCTTCACGCTTTTACAGCATCTGAATCAAAAAGCCAACTTGGCAATTGACCTGCCAGAACCGCAACGAGCGACTGTTGGGTCCGTGATAGAGCATTTACCGATGGCGGATGCAAAACGAGGCAAACAGCTTTTTTTCGACAGTTCAACAAGCGGCACAAACTGCGCATCATGCCACCGAATATCTGGACGCGGTACCAGTTTTGCTCCCAACCTATCCGGTGTGGGAACACGACTTGATGGGAAAAAACTCGCGCAGTCGATTTTACAACCAAGTGCAACGATCACCGAAGGCTACCAACAACAAACCATCGTGACTAACGAGGGTTTGACCTTCGTGGGTGCCGTTTTACAAGACAACGGCCGCGACATCCGACTCGTCACAGCCGATGGCAACTTGCATCAGATCCCTATCTCAATCATTGAGCATCGGGAGACATCCCAGATTTCAGCAATGCCAAGCGGATTTGATTTATTGGGCGATGCCCAGGTGGCCGATCTGGTCAAATATCTGCTCAACTGCCGAGAAGAATATTAG
- a CDS encoding phosphopantetheine-binding protein, protein MRILPRIQHCLGIAGVLARKRFEQSRLPDSHRCLHGLVGGAIEAAWSDRWMATQQTSTRNLDQQLHQFLSQHLPAYMVPQHFQLLDQIPLTANGKIDRLALPAVPTTVAAFIAPRNSTEATITKMWQDLLELEQVSVDANFFRLGGNSLQAIQLLGQLRRTFEIELDMSQLFGALTPTRQAELVLNLQDQAAEPIPKIWRSTTIDTLSDEDVDAELKRMLQERSKSDRN, encoded by the coding sequence GTGCGGATCCTGCCCAGAATACAGCATTGTCTGGGAATCGCCGGCGTCCTTGCTCGCAAGCGTTTTGAGCAATCTCGGTTACCCGATTCCCATCGCTGTCTCCATGGCTTGGTAGGGGGAGCAATCGAAGCGGCTTGGTCAGATCGCTGGATGGCGACGCAGCAAACTTCTACGAGGAATCTGGACCAGCAACTTCACCAATTTCTGAGCCAACATCTCCCGGCATACATGGTGCCCCAACACTTTCAACTTTTGGATCAGATCCCCTTAACCGCTAACGGCAAGATCGATCGACTAGCACTTCCCGCTGTTCCCACAACAGTGGCTGCATTTATCGCCCCGAGAAATTCCACCGAAGCAACCATCACCAAGATGTGGCAAGATCTTTTGGAGCTAGAGCAAGTAAGCGTTGATGCCAATTTCTTTCGGTTAGGCGGAAATTCTTTGCAAGCAATCCAGTTGCTCGGTCAACTTCGTCGAACCTTTGAAATCGAATTGGATATGAGCCAATTATTTGGGGCACTAACCCCAACTCGCCAAGCCGAGCTTGTTTTGAATCTCCAAGATCAGGCAGCGGAGCCAATTCCAAAAATCTGGAGAAGCACGACGATCGACACCTTATCGGACGAAGACGTGGACGCTGAATTGAAAAGAATGCTGCAGGAACGAAGTAAATCAGACAGAAATTAG
- a CDS encoding potassium channel family protein yields the protein MHRPISASSDGFSRSKQAGIYDLFMLCICIYVLVTLAAMTFFRLDASTSKILNYVDTVVCFFFLIDFLIRFTKAESKFNYLTREWGFIDLISSVPLLGPLRWGRFSRVIRILRLLRGVKSTKLIIQHALSRRAESTFAAAALIAFIVVVYASISILYFERGADGAKIITPEDALWWAVTTITTVGYGEIYPVTGGGRLVGVVVMTAGVALFGALTGFVAVWFLAPTQVNEELELESVRKKLARIEEHLAALTEQEKTHATQRADD from the coding sequence TTGCACAGACCAATTTCAGCTTCATCAGACGGTTTCTCGCGATCCAAACAGGCCGGCATCTATGACCTGTTTATGTTGTGCATTTGCATTTATGTCTTGGTGACTCTGGCTGCCATGACTTTCTTTCGACTGGATGCTTCCACCTCAAAGATTTTGAATTATGTTGATACGGTGGTTTGCTTCTTTTTTCTGATCGACTTTTTGATTCGCTTTACAAAGGCGGAGAGCAAGTTCAACTATTTGACGCGAGAATGGGGATTCATTGATCTGATTTCTAGCGTCCCTTTGCTCGGCCCATTGCGCTGGGGACGATTTTCGAGAGTCATTCGGATTTTGCGGCTGTTACGCGGTGTCAAATCAACGAAATTGATCATTCAACATGCACTGAGTCGCCGGGCTGAATCAACGTTTGCAGCGGCGGCACTGATTGCTTTTATCGTTGTTGTCTACGCGAGTATTTCGATCCTTTATTTTGAGCGAGGAGCCGATGGTGCAAAAATTATTACTCCGGAAGACGCTCTGTGGTGGGCTGTAACGACGATCACAACGGTGGGGTATGGCGAAATCTATCCTGTGACGGGTGGGGGGCGGTTAGTGGGGGTGGTCGTCATGACGGCCGGCGTAGCGCTCTTCGGTGCCTTGACTGGGTTCGTGGCCGTATGGTTCTTGGCACCGACGCAAGTTAACGAAGAGTTGGAATTGGAATCTGTACGCAAAAAGCTTGCTCGGATCGAAGAGCATCTGGCAGCACTGACCGAGCAAGAAAAGACGCACGCGACGCAGCGGGCTGATGACTAA
- a CDS encoding DUF1501 domain-containing protein, with protein sequence MNSRDLLDRRNFLAHTASGLSGIALANLLSQERLLGADHRSPVRPKIDPQNPNAARQPHFDAKAKNVLVIFCAGACSHLDTFDYKPELIRRHDQPMPSSEKVITFQGEQGALQKSPWEFKPRGESGKMISTLVDHLGEHADDMCFVHSMTSKTNTHGPGENFMSTGFTLDGFPSVGSWATYALGSENENLPAFVAIPDPRGKPQSSVNNWGPGFLPAVFQGTDFNAASPIRNLDRPSAISPAEDKATRDFLQRLNEHHLQQFPGDSELAARIASYELAAKMQLSVPKITDLSTEPAHVLKAYGADDPENKLKAQFARNCILARRLLESGVRFVQLFNGAYQTGGEGTSNWDGHKVLKKQYSVHGPILDQPAAALLGDLKQRGLLEDTLVVWCTEFGRMPTFQKGASGRDHNPAGFTSWLAGAGVKKGFSYGATDPFGYKSVENVATVYDLHATVLHLLGLDHQRLTYYHNGIERRLTDVHGEVITDILA encoded by the coding sequence ATGAATTCTCGTGACTTGCTTGATCGTAGAAATTTTCTGGCACATACGGCCAGCGGGTTGAGCGGAATTGCGTTGGCGAATCTCCTCTCCCAAGAGCGATTGCTCGGCGCCGATCACCGATCGCCGGTGCGTCCAAAGATCGACCCTCAAAACCCAAATGCTGCCCGTCAACCACATTTCGATGCCAAGGCTAAAAATGTTTTAGTGATTTTTTGTGCGGGTGCCTGCAGCCACCTTGATACATTTGATTACAAGCCGGAGTTGATTCGCAGGCACGATCAACCGATGCCTTCTTCTGAAAAAGTGATTACGTTTCAAGGAGAGCAAGGCGCGTTGCAAAAAAGTCCCTGGGAATTTAAGCCGCGAGGCGAATCTGGCAAGATGATTTCTACGCTTGTCGATCATTTGGGGGAACATGCTGACGACATGTGTTTTGTCCATTCGATGACCAGCAAAACAAATACGCATGGTCCCGGGGAGAACTTCATGTCGACAGGCTTCACGCTCGATGGATTTCCAAGTGTGGGCTCTTGGGCGACCTATGCGCTGGGAAGCGAAAATGAGAATCTTCCTGCCTTTGTTGCGATTCCGGATCCGCGCGGCAAACCTCAATCGAGTGTTAATAATTGGGGGCCTGGTTTCTTGCCAGCGGTTTTTCAAGGGACTGATTTTAACGCCGCGTCACCGATTCGTAATCTGGATCGACCCTCGGCAATTAGCCCTGCTGAAGACAAAGCAACGCGTGATTTTCTTCAGCGATTAAATGAGCATCATCTCCAACAGTTTCCCGGAGATTCAGAATTGGCCGCGCGGATTGCCAGCTACGAATTAGCGGCCAAGATGCAGTTGAGCGTTCCCAAAATTACCGACTTGTCGACAGAGCCGGCGCATGTTCTCAAAGCGTACGGAGCTGACGATCCTGAGAATAAGCTGAAGGCCCAGTTTGCCCGTAACTGTATTCTCGCTCGACGCCTGTTGGAAAGCGGTGTTCGCTTTGTCCAATTGTTCAATGGTGCCTATCAAACCGGCGGTGAAGGGACTAGTAATTGGGATGGACATAAAGTCTTGAAGAAACAATACAGTGTGCATGGCCCAATTCTCGACCAACCGGCGGCTGCTTTGCTGGGAGATCTCAAGCAACGGGGATTACTCGAAGATACACTTGTGGTCTGGTGTACCGAATTCGGGCGGATGCCAACGTTTCAGAAGGGAGCAAGTGGGCGAGATCACAATCCGGCTGGTTTCACCTCTTGGTTGGCTGGCGCCGGAGTCAAAAAAGGATTTTCTTACGGGGCTACCGATCCATTTGGTTACAAGTCCGTAGAGAATGTTGCGACGGTTTACGATCTTCACGCGACGGTTCTCCACTTGTTGGGGCTCGATCATCAGCGGTTGACCTACTACCACAACGGAATCGAGCGACGGTTGACTGATGTTCATGGAGAGGTGATCACCGACATCCTTGCCTAA
- a CDS encoding PSD1 and planctomycete cytochrome C domain-containing protein, with the protein MRKLNIIAGCIAVILFLTFPTKGEEPVDFGRQVSPILQLHCVECHGANLQESNYRLDLRSSALASADFGDPPIQPGNASESPLYQFVAGIHEDEISMPPDGEGEPLSAKEISILKRWIDAGATWPDEFAGKADAKITTDHWSFQPVVEVSPPEQDSTYTKTPIDLFVLEKLRANKLDFSELADRVTWIRRVYLDLHGLPPTAVQVKRFVEDTAPDAYGKVIDNVLASPHYGERWTRHWLDVARFGESTGFEVNRDRENAYYFRDYVIDALNSDKSYRQFVIDQLAGDVAGDEVGTGFLVGGPYDMVKSPDINLTLMQRQDELADFVNTTGTAFLGMTIGCARCHNHKFDPIPQRDYYALQAVFAGVQHGERPLTAIATQDSARQIANFTDQLTQLEAKFDRMRKLAVSIEVKEGQSKRLPAVKARLNVDRFEPVLAKKIRFTILATNSSEPGIDEFEVLTKDGRNVALAADGAVATASGTLPGYAIHQLEHLNDGKPGNNHSWISNTGGSGWIQIEFPDVAEIEEVRWGRDRDGRFSDRVAINYRIEVANTSNEWSLVSSSDRREPFTANSEDAFIAKLPEEQAVEARSLFASLQEAKNQLAAVKNNIPKAYVGTFKNPEPIRRLHRGDPLAPREEVNPDALSVIGSLELTSEASESRRRLALAEWITQSDNPLTARVIVNRVWHYHFGTGIVSTPSDFGLNGTEPSHPELLDWMTSQFMNNGWSLKWLHRQILSSHIYQQSSKPRQDGLESDAASRLLWRYPPRRLEAEAIRDCVLKVSGALNPKAGGPGFLLFEINHENVHHYFPIEEFGPEQFRRMIYMTKIRQEQDEVFGTFDCPDGGQVIPDRSRSTTPLQALNLLNSKFMLQQAELFADRTREAGDETVNGQVDFIFQVAFSRDPSITEKYMAVELVNQYGLTALCRAIFNANEFLFIQ; encoded by the coding sequence GTGCGCAAACTCAATATCATCGCTGGTTGCATTGCGGTCATCCTTTTCCTGACTTTCCCAACGAAGGGTGAGGAGCCGGTCGATTTCGGTCGCCAGGTCTCACCGATTCTTCAATTGCATTGCGTTGAATGTCACGGCGCGAATCTTCAGGAAAGTAATTATCGGCTGGACTTGCGTTCTTCAGCACTGGCGTCGGCGGATTTCGGCGATCCTCCTATTCAACCCGGCAACGCTTCAGAAAGTCCTCTCTACCAATTTGTGGCGGGAATCCACGAGGATGAAATCAGCATGCCTCCGGATGGTGAAGGTGAGCCATTGTCCGCGAAAGAGATTTCGATCTTAAAACGCTGGATCGATGCGGGTGCGACGTGGCCCGATGAGTTTGCCGGAAAGGCCGATGCGAAGATCACGACCGATCACTGGTCTTTTCAGCCAGTGGTGGAGGTGAGTCCTCCTGAGCAAGACTCGACTTATACCAAGACGCCGATCGATCTGTTTGTCTTGGAAAAGCTGCGGGCCAATAAGCTTGATTTTTCTGAGTTGGCGGATCGTGTGACCTGGATCCGACGAGTTTATCTTGATTTGCATGGGTTGCCACCTACCGCCGTACAAGTCAAGCGATTTGTGGAAGATACCGCGCCCGATGCCTATGGGAAGGTCATCGATAACGTGTTGGCAAGTCCGCACTACGGCGAGCGATGGACGAGGCATTGGCTGGACGTTGCAAGGTTCGGAGAATCGACCGGTTTTGAGGTCAATCGTGATCGCGAAAACGCTTATTATTTTCGTGATTACGTGATCGACGCGTTGAATTCGGATAAGTCCTACCGGCAGTTTGTTATCGACCAACTGGCAGGAGATGTGGCCGGGGATGAAGTCGGAACTGGTTTTCTAGTCGGCGGTCCGTACGACATGGTGAAGAGTCCTGATATCAATTTGACACTGATGCAGCGGCAGGATGAGTTGGCGGATTTTGTCAACACAACAGGCACTGCCTTTCTGGGAATGACGATTGGTTGTGCGAGATGTCATAACCACAAATTCGATCCCATTCCGCAACGTGACTATTATGCATTGCAAGCGGTATTTGCAGGGGTTCAGCATGGCGAACGACCACTGACTGCAATTGCTACTCAGGATTCAGCTAGGCAGATCGCCAACTTCACGGACCAGCTGACACAACTGGAAGCCAAGTTTGATCGAATGCGAAAGCTTGCCGTTTCGATTGAGGTCAAGGAGGGGCAATCGAAACGTTTGCCGGCTGTGAAGGCCCGATTGAATGTCGATCGATTTGAGCCGGTGCTTGCGAAAAAAATCCGCTTCACCATCCTCGCAACGAATAGCTCAGAACCTGGGATTGATGAGTTTGAAGTCCTGACCAAGGATGGCCGTAACGTGGCTCTCGCTGCGGACGGTGCGGTGGCAACGGCTTCCGGGACCTTGCCGGGGTACGCAATCCATCAGCTCGAACATCTTAATGATGGGAAGCCGGGAAATAATCACAGCTGGATTTCTAATACGGGGGGAAGCGGTTGGATTCAAATCGAATTTCCCGATGTTGCCGAGATTGAAGAAGTTCGTTGGGGGCGTGATCGCGATGGTCGTTTTAGTGATCGCGTTGCGATCAATTATCGGATTGAAGTTGCCAATACATCAAATGAGTGGTCTTTGGTTTCGTCGTCTGACCGACGTGAACCCTTTACGGCGAATTCCGAAGACGCATTTATCGCTAAATTACCCGAAGAGCAGGCTGTCGAGGCACGATCGCTCTTTGCCTCCCTTCAGGAAGCTAAGAATCAATTGGCAGCCGTGAAAAATAACATTCCGAAAGCCTATGTGGGGACTTTCAAGAATCCAGAACCTATTCGACGCTTACACCGCGGAGATCCACTCGCGCCGCGCGAGGAAGTTAATCCGGATGCACTAAGCGTCATTGGCTCCTTAGAGTTGACGAGTGAGGCGAGTGAGAGTCGACGTCGATTGGCCTTGGCCGAATGGATTACCCAATCTGACAATCCCTTAACCGCTCGAGTTATTGTGAACCGTGTTTGGCATTACCATTTCGGCACCGGTATCGTCTCGACGCCGAGTGACTTCGGACTGAACGGAACAGAACCCTCGCATCCTGAGTTGCTTGATTGGATGACCAGCCAATTCATGAACAACGGTTGGTCACTCAAATGGTTGCACCGACAGATCCTTTCGTCGCACATCTATCAGCAGTCTAGCAAGCCACGTCAGGATGGATTGGAAAGCGACGCTGCAAGTCGTCTGTTATGGCGCTATCCACCGCGACGACTCGAAGCTGAGGCGATTCGCGATTGCGTTTTGAAGGTTTCAGGAGCTCTCAATCCAAAAGCCGGCGGTCCGGGGTTTCTGTTGTTTGAAATTAATCACGAAAATGTCCATCATTATTTCCCCATCGAGGAATTCGGTCCGGAACAGTTTCGACGCATGATCTATATGACAAAAATTCGTCAAGAGCAGGATGAAGTATTTGGTACCTTTGATTGCCCCGACGGCGGTCAAGTTATTCCTGATCGCAGTCGTTCGACGACTCCACTACAAGCATTGAACTTGTTGAATTCTAAGTTCATGCTGCAACAAGCGGAACTCTTTGCGGATCGCACACGCGAGGCAGGCGATGAGACTGTTAATGGCCAGGTGGATTTTATCTTCCAAGTTGCGTTTTCGCGTGATCCGAGTATCACTGAAAAATACATGGCAGTCGAGTTGGTCAACCAGTATGGTTTGACGGCGTTATGTCGAGCGATTTTCAACGCCAATGAGTTCCTGTTTATTCAATGA